The following coding sequences are from one Spea bombifrons isolate aSpeBom1 chromosome 13, aSpeBom1.2.pri, whole genome shotgun sequence window:
- the LOC128471471 gene encoding transcription factor CP2-like protein 1, with translation MLFWHSQPDHYWPAPAEHFQSPSSTIYRESIQLPFLKQEDQPPPTPLCPAFQCVLSAPTSPAVKLHEETLTYLNQGQSYEIRMLCNWKGSVDVAESRNLLKTVVRVVFHDRRLQYSERQQLESWQMSHPGDRILDIDVPLSVGVMDPLVNPNTVNTFEFLWDPSKRTSVFIQVNCISTEFTQRKNGGEKGAPFRIQLDTFRADSQGSFTEHLYSASCQVKVFKPKGADRKQKTDREKVEKRSALEREKFQTPCENTVLTECAPWPETDSYRSPNSTPGVSSPHHFKVSTPERNCASPVCASDSSTECAGESLSPTASMSETQQWLVRNRFSNYCRTFSNFTGADLLKLSRRDLTQICGVADGIRLSHALTARSVRPRLTLYITTESSGKTQDTAEAKQTALYQEIYLEDVTAAELTNKLADLLSVPANHIHRISRTGPHGIHIALSDTMVRNMADESCFTASLQKIQNTDGYHCILR, from the exons ATGTTGTTCTGGCACAGCCAACCCGATCATTACTGGCCAGCACCTGCTGAGCACTTTCAGAGTCCTTCCAGCACTATCTACAG AGAGTCCATCCAGCTCCCATTCCTGAAGCAGGAGGACCAGCCGCCCCCGACCCCTCTGTGCCCGGCCTTCCAGTGCGTTCTCTCTGCCCCCACCTCCCCGGCCGTCAAACTACACGAGGAGACACTCACCTACCTCAACCAGG GTCAGTCCTATGAGATCCGCATGCTCTGTAACTGGAAGGGATCCGTGGATGTTGCTGAAAGTCGGAATCTCTTAAAG ACGGTGGTCAGAGTGGTTTTTCACGACCGGCGGCTGCAGTACAGCGAGAGGCAACAGCTGGAGAGCTGGCAAATGAGCCACCCCGGGGACCGAATCCTGGATATAG ATGTTCCCTTGTCTGTGGGAGTGATGGATCCACTTGTAAACCCCAATACTGTGAACACCTTCGAGTTCTTGTGGGACCCCAGTAAGAGGACCTCTGTGTTTATCCAG GTTAACTGCATCAGCACCGAGTTCACTCAGAGAAAGAATGGAGGTGAAAAAGGAGCCCCGTTCCGTATCCAGCTGGACACCTTTAGGGCCGATTCTCAGGGGAGCTTCACAGAGCATCTCTACTCAGCCAGCTGTCAAGTCAAAGTATTTAAG CCAAAGGGTGCAGATCGCAAGCAGAAAACCGACCGCGAAAAGGTGGAGAAGCGTTCAGCTCTGGAACGAGAGAAGTTCCAAACACCTTGTGAAAACACTGTCCTGACTGAG TGCGCTCCTTGGCCGGAAACCGATTCTTACAGGAGCCCCAACAGCACCCCTGGAGTGAGCTCTCCGCACCACTTTAAAGTATCCACCCCAGAGAG GAACTGCGCTTCCCCTGTCTGTGCGTCAGATAGTTCTACAGAATGTGCCGGCGAG AGTCTAAGTCCTACGGCCTCCATGTCCGAGACCCAGCAGTGGCTGGTGAGAAACCGCTTCTCCAATTACTGCCGAACATTTTCCAATTTCACAG GAGCTGATCTTCTTAAGTTGTCCCGGAGGGACCTCACTCAGATTTGCGGCGTGGCTGATGGGATCCGTTTAAGTCACGCACTAACAGCAAG GTCTGTGCGTCCGCGTCTCACGCTATATATCACTACAGAGTCTTCAGGGAAAACCCAGGACACTGCAGAAGCCAAACAGACAG CCCTCTATCAGGAAATCTACTTAGAAGATGTGACTGCAGCCGAACTGACCAATAAGCTGGCAGATCTGCTAAGTGTCCCAGCAAATCACATACATCGGATCTCCAGGACCGGCCCACATGGAATTCACATCGCCCTCAGCGACACG ATGGTCAGAAACATGGCAGATGAGTCCTGCTTCACAGCCAGCCTACAGAAAA TACAAAATACAGATGGCTATCACTGCATCCTACGGTAA